The Nothobranchius furzeri strain GRZ-AD chromosome 6, NfurGRZ-RIMD1, whole genome shotgun sequence genome includes a region encoding these proteins:
- the grk4 gene encoding G protein-coupled receptor kinase 4 isoform X2: MEIENIVANTVLLKAREGGGGKRNGRSKKWKEMLKLPHISQCEELRSTIERDFTSLCEKQPIGRLLFRQYCDTRPELKRCIEFMDAVAMYQLAPDEKRRDCGLNVLDTYFNNGSAAHLPDISQDVVARCREGLEQSPCKELFNDCTKIVRDYLSGAPFSSYQESMYFSRFLQWKWLERQPVTKNTFRHYRVLGKGGFGEVCACQVRATGKMYACKKLEKKRVKKRKGEAMALNEKRILEKVNSSYVVSLAYAYETKDALCLVLTLMNGGDLKFHIYNMGNSGFDEQRAIFYAAEICCGLEDLHRERIVYRDLKPENILLDDRGHIRISDLGLAVQIPEGETIRGRVGTVGYMAPEVIQNESYSFSPDWWGLGCLIFEMIQGQSPFRKRKERVKREEVDRRVREDQEEYSDKFSEEAKNICRQLLAKDPKERLGCRGCGAIEVKQHPIFRNINFKRLEANMLDPPFIPDPRAVYCKDVLDIEQFSTVKGVNLDPTDDDFYHKFVTGSVPIPWQNEMIEMECFKEINIYETDGMLCSDLDVNRPNPPPKRGFFYRLFRREASASAPATVRGGGG, from the exons AGAGAGACTTCACCAGTCTATGTGAGAAGCAGCCGATTGGTCGGCTGCTGTTCCGTCAGTACTGTGACACGAGGCCGGAGCTGAAGCGCTGCATCGAGTTCATGGATGCTGTG GCCATGTACCAGCTAGCTCCAGATGAAAAGAGGAGGGACTGTggactgaatgttttagacacatACTTTAATAACGGG TCAGCAGCTCATCTGCCCGACATTTCCCAAGATGTTGTCGCTCGGTGTCGGGAGGGGTTGGAGCAGAGTCCCTGTAAGGAGCTCTTCAACGACTGCACAAA AATAGTTCGTGATTATCTGAGTGGAGCTCCATTTTCTTCCTACCAGGAGTCCATGTACTTCTCTCGCTTCCTGCAGTGGAAATGGTTGGAAAG GCAACCAGTAACCAAAAATACCTTCAGGCATTACAGAGTACTAGGAAAAGGTGGATTTGGCGAG GTTTGTGCCTGCCAAGTACGTGCCACCGGTAAGATGTACGCCTGTAAAAAGCTGGAAAAGAAACGGGTGAAGAAAAGAAAAGGTGAAGCAATGGCACTAAACGAAAAACGCATTTTAGAAAAAGTTAACAGTAGTTATGTA GTTAGTCTAGCGTACGCCTACGAGACCAAGGACGCTCTGTGCCTGGTGCTGACCCTAATGAACGGTGGAGACCTGAAGTTTCACATCTACAACATGGGAAACTCGGGCTTCGATGAGCAACGGGCCATTTTCTACGCCGCTGAGATCTGCTGTGGCCTTGAGGATCTGCACCGAGAGAGGATAGTGTACAG AGATCTGAAACCTGAAAACATCCTACTAGACGACCGTG GACACATCAGAATCTCAGATTTGGGCCTTGCTGTTCAAATCCCtgaaggggagacgatacgagggAGAGTGGGCACCGTAGGATACATGG CTCCAGAGGTGATTCAGAACGAGAGCTACAGCTTCAGTCCGGACTGGTGGGGTCTGGGCTGTCTGATCTTTGAGATGATCCAAGGTCAGTCGCCCTTCCGCAAACGCAAGGAGCGCGTCAAGCGGGAGGAGGTGGACAGACGAGTGCGTGAAGACCAAGAGGAGTATTCCGATAAGTTCTCAGAGGAGGCGAAGAACATCTGCAGACAG CTCCTGGCCAAGGACCCCAAGGAGAGGCTGGGCTGTCGGGGTTGTGGGGCCATCGAGGTCAAGCAGCACCCCATCTTCAGAAACATCAACTTCAAACGGCTGGAAGCCAACATGTTGGATCCTCCTTTCATCCCAGAT CCTCGAGCCGTGTACTGTAAAGACGTCCTGGACATCGAGCAGTTCTCCACCGTCAAAGGCGTGAACCTTGACCCCACAGATGATGACTTCTACCACAAGTTTGTCACAGGAAGTGTCCCCATCCCGTGGCAGAACGAG ATGATCGAGATGGAATGCTTCAAAGAAATCAACATCTATGAGACGGACGGGATGCTGTGCTCCGACTTGGACGTGAACCGGCCGAACCCCCCCCCAAAGAGGGGGTTCTTCTACCGCCTGTTCAGAAGAGAGGCAAGTGCTAGTGCTCCGGCTACTGTGCGAGGGGGTGGGGGCTAA
- the grk4 gene encoding G protein-coupled receptor kinase 4 isoform X3 — MLKLPHISQCEELRSTIERDFTSLCEKQPIGRLLFRQYCDTRPELKRCIEFMDAVAMYQLAPDEKRRDCGLNVLDTYFNNGSAAHLPDISQDVVARCREGLEQSPCKELFNDCTKIVRDYLSGAPFSSYQESMYFSRFLQWKWLERQPVTKNTFRHYRVLGKGGFGEVCACQVRATGKMYACKKLEKKRVKKRKGEAMALNEKRILEKVNSSYVVSLAYAYETKDALCLVLTLMNGGDLKFHIYNMGNSGFDEQRAIFYAAEICCGLEDLHRERIVYRDLKPENILLDDRGHIRISDLGLAVQIPEGETIRGRVGTVGYMAPEVIQNESYSFSPDWWGLGCLIFEMIQGQSPFRKRKERVKREEVDRRVREDQEEYSDKFSEEAKNICRQLLAKDPKERLGCRGCGAIEVKQHPIFRNINFKRLEANMLDPPFIPDPRAVYCKDVLDIEQFSTVKGVNLDPTDDDFYHKFVTGSVPIPWQNEMIEMECFKEINIYETDGMLCSDLDVNRPNPPPKRGFFYRLFRREVCFKSGYSDDETEEPSRL; from the exons AGAGAGACTTCACCAGTCTATGTGAGAAGCAGCCGATTGGTCGGCTGCTGTTCCGTCAGTACTGTGACACGAGGCCGGAGCTGAAGCGCTGCATCGAGTTCATGGATGCTGTG GCCATGTACCAGCTAGCTCCAGATGAAAAGAGGAGGGACTGTggactgaatgttttagacacatACTTTAATAACGGG TCAGCAGCTCATCTGCCCGACATTTCCCAAGATGTTGTCGCTCGGTGTCGGGAGGGGTTGGAGCAGAGTCCCTGTAAGGAGCTCTTCAACGACTGCACAAA AATAGTTCGTGATTATCTGAGTGGAGCTCCATTTTCTTCCTACCAGGAGTCCATGTACTTCTCTCGCTTCCTGCAGTGGAAATGGTTGGAAAG GCAACCAGTAACCAAAAATACCTTCAGGCATTACAGAGTACTAGGAAAAGGTGGATTTGGCGAG GTTTGTGCCTGCCAAGTACGTGCCACCGGTAAGATGTACGCCTGTAAAAAGCTGGAAAAGAAACGGGTGAAGAAAAGAAAAGGTGAAGCAATGGCACTAAACGAAAAACGCATTTTAGAAAAAGTTAACAGTAGTTATGTA GTTAGTCTAGCGTACGCCTACGAGACCAAGGACGCTCTGTGCCTGGTGCTGACCCTAATGAACGGTGGAGACCTGAAGTTTCACATCTACAACATGGGAAACTCGGGCTTCGATGAGCAACGGGCCATTTTCTACGCCGCTGAGATCTGCTGTGGCCTTGAGGATCTGCACCGAGAGAGGATAGTGTACAG AGATCTGAAACCTGAAAACATCCTACTAGACGACCGTG GACACATCAGAATCTCAGATTTGGGCCTTGCTGTTCAAATCCCtgaaggggagacgatacgagggAGAGTGGGCACCGTAGGATACATGG CTCCAGAGGTGATTCAGAACGAGAGCTACAGCTTCAGTCCGGACTGGTGGGGTCTGGGCTGTCTGATCTTTGAGATGATCCAAGGTCAGTCGCCCTTCCGCAAACGCAAGGAGCGCGTCAAGCGGGAGGAGGTGGACAGACGAGTGCGTGAAGACCAAGAGGAGTATTCCGATAAGTTCTCAGAGGAGGCGAAGAACATCTGCAGACAG CTCCTGGCCAAGGACCCCAAGGAGAGGCTGGGCTGTCGGGGTTGTGGGGCCATCGAGGTCAAGCAGCACCCCATCTTCAGAAACATCAACTTCAAACGGCTGGAAGCCAACATGTTGGATCCTCCTTTCATCCCAGAT CCTCGAGCCGTGTACTGTAAAGACGTCCTGGACATCGAGCAGTTCTCCACCGTCAAAGGCGTGAACCTTGACCCCACAGATGATGACTTCTACCACAAGTTTGTCACAGGAAGTGTCCCCATCCCGTGGCAGAACGAG ATGATCGAGATGGAATGCTTCAAAGAAATCAACATCTATGAGACGGACGGGATGCTGTGCTCCGACTTGGACGTGAACCGGCCGAACCCCCCCCCAAAGAGGGGGTTCTTCTACCGCCTGTTCAGAAGAGAG GTCTGCTTTAAGAGCGGCTACAGCGACGATGAGACCGAAGAGCCCTCACGACTTTAA
- the grk4 gene encoding G protein-coupled receptor kinase 4 isoform X1 produces MEIENIVANTVLLKAREGGGGKRNGRSKKWKEMLKLPHISQCEELRSTIERDFTSLCEKQPIGRLLFRQYCDTRPELKRCIEFMDAVAMYQLAPDEKRRDCGLNVLDTYFNNGSAAHLPDISQDVVARCREGLEQSPCKELFNDCTKIVRDYLSGAPFSSYQESMYFSRFLQWKWLERQPVTKNTFRHYRVLGKGGFGEVCACQVRATGKMYACKKLEKKRVKKRKGEAMALNEKRILEKVNSSYVVSLAYAYETKDALCLVLTLMNGGDLKFHIYNMGNSGFDEQRAIFYAAEICCGLEDLHRERIVYRDLKPENILLDDRGHIRISDLGLAVQIPEGETIRGRVGTVGYMAPEVIQNESYSFSPDWWGLGCLIFEMIQGQSPFRKRKERVKREEVDRRVREDQEEYSDKFSEEAKNICRQLLAKDPKERLGCRGCGAIEVKQHPIFRNINFKRLEANMLDPPFIPDPRAVYCKDVLDIEQFSTVKGVNLDPTDDDFYHKFVTGSVPIPWQNEMIEMECFKEINIYETDGMLCSDLDVNRPNPPPKRGFFYRLFRREVCFKSGYSDDETEEPSRL; encoded by the exons AGAGAGACTTCACCAGTCTATGTGAGAAGCAGCCGATTGGTCGGCTGCTGTTCCGTCAGTACTGTGACACGAGGCCGGAGCTGAAGCGCTGCATCGAGTTCATGGATGCTGTG GCCATGTACCAGCTAGCTCCAGATGAAAAGAGGAGGGACTGTggactgaatgttttagacacatACTTTAATAACGGG TCAGCAGCTCATCTGCCCGACATTTCCCAAGATGTTGTCGCTCGGTGTCGGGAGGGGTTGGAGCAGAGTCCCTGTAAGGAGCTCTTCAACGACTGCACAAA AATAGTTCGTGATTATCTGAGTGGAGCTCCATTTTCTTCCTACCAGGAGTCCATGTACTTCTCTCGCTTCCTGCAGTGGAAATGGTTGGAAAG GCAACCAGTAACCAAAAATACCTTCAGGCATTACAGAGTACTAGGAAAAGGTGGATTTGGCGAG GTTTGTGCCTGCCAAGTACGTGCCACCGGTAAGATGTACGCCTGTAAAAAGCTGGAAAAGAAACGGGTGAAGAAAAGAAAAGGTGAAGCAATGGCACTAAACGAAAAACGCATTTTAGAAAAAGTTAACAGTAGTTATGTA GTTAGTCTAGCGTACGCCTACGAGACCAAGGACGCTCTGTGCCTGGTGCTGACCCTAATGAACGGTGGAGACCTGAAGTTTCACATCTACAACATGGGAAACTCGGGCTTCGATGAGCAACGGGCCATTTTCTACGCCGCTGAGATCTGCTGTGGCCTTGAGGATCTGCACCGAGAGAGGATAGTGTACAG AGATCTGAAACCTGAAAACATCCTACTAGACGACCGTG GACACATCAGAATCTCAGATTTGGGCCTTGCTGTTCAAATCCCtgaaggggagacgatacgagggAGAGTGGGCACCGTAGGATACATGG CTCCAGAGGTGATTCAGAACGAGAGCTACAGCTTCAGTCCGGACTGGTGGGGTCTGGGCTGTCTGATCTTTGAGATGATCCAAGGTCAGTCGCCCTTCCGCAAACGCAAGGAGCGCGTCAAGCGGGAGGAGGTGGACAGACGAGTGCGTGAAGACCAAGAGGAGTATTCCGATAAGTTCTCAGAGGAGGCGAAGAACATCTGCAGACAG CTCCTGGCCAAGGACCCCAAGGAGAGGCTGGGCTGTCGGGGTTGTGGGGCCATCGAGGTCAAGCAGCACCCCATCTTCAGAAACATCAACTTCAAACGGCTGGAAGCCAACATGTTGGATCCTCCTTTCATCCCAGAT CCTCGAGCCGTGTACTGTAAAGACGTCCTGGACATCGAGCAGTTCTCCACCGTCAAAGGCGTGAACCTTGACCCCACAGATGATGACTTCTACCACAAGTTTGTCACAGGAAGTGTCCCCATCCCGTGGCAGAACGAG ATGATCGAGATGGAATGCTTCAAAGAAATCAACATCTATGAGACGGACGGGATGCTGTGCTCCGACTTGGACGTGAACCGGCCGAACCCCCCCCCAAAGAGGGGGTTCTTCTACCGCCTGTTCAGAAGAGAG GTCTGCTTTAAGAGCGGCTACAGCGACGATGAGACCGAAGAGCCCTCACGACTTTAA